Proteins co-encoded in one Dysgonomonadaceae bacterium zrk40 genomic window:
- a CDS encoding cytochrome c oxidase assembly protein translates to MVASSARAHTEGAPISPHDFWTAWSLQLTVVAPIAVALLLYGRGLHLAWSRAGIGRGTAVWQAGLFALGLTALWAGLVWPLDAIGESLFSAHMAQHIVLMGVAAPLLVLGLPMPTMIRSLPREWQRGLALAVRWQPWRRCWKFLIRIDVATILQLLVFTLWHIPAAIALSLENDFVHWLMHGSMLAAGLLFWTAILRMRSDEFGSAILALFVNFKFSLVLGALLAFSSRAFYESYLDRGLPWGVTLLEDQQFAGVLMMVVQSMMYLLALVIRVALLLRSPDSRVATRLTPQTEGLSR, encoded by the coding sequence ATGGTCGCCTCCAGCGCTCGCGCCCATACCGAGGGCGCGCCGATATCGCCACACGACTTCTGGACCGCATGGTCGCTGCAACTCACTGTCGTGGCGCCGATCGCGGTGGCGCTGCTGCTTTACGGGCGCGGCCTGCACCTCGCCTGGAGCCGCGCCGGCATCGGCAGAGGTACAGCCGTTTGGCAGGCTGGGCTGTTTGCGCTCGGGCTGACCGCACTCTGGGCAGGCCTCGTCTGGCCGCTCGACGCCATCGGCGAGAGCCTCTTTTCCGCCCACATGGCGCAGCACATCGTGCTGATGGGTGTGGCCGCCCCGCTCCTCGTGCTGGGTCTTCCGATGCCGACGATGATCCGGTCCCTGCCGAGAGAATGGCAACGCGGGCTGGCGCTGGCGGTCCGCTGGCAGCCGTGGCGCAGGTGCTGGAAATTCCTCATCCGCATTGATGTCGCAACCATTCTGCAACTGCTCGTATTCACCTTGTGGCACATTCCGGCGGCGATCGCGCTGTCGCTCGAAAATGATTTCGTGCACTGGCTGATGCACGGCTCGATGCTCGCCGCAGGACTTCTGTTCTGGACGGCCATTCTGCGCATGCGAAGCGACGAGTTCGGATCGGCGATCCTGGCTCTGTTTGTGAACTTCAAGTTCTCGCTTGTCCTGGGTGCGCTGCTTGCCTTCTCCTCACGTGCCTTTTACGAAAGCTACCTGGATCGCGGCCTCCCCTGGGGCGTCACTCTTTTGGAAGATCAGCAATTCGCGGGCGTCCTGATGATGGTTGTCCAGTCAATGATGTATCTGCTGGCCCTGGTCATCCGGGTAGCTCTTCTGCTCCGCTCGCCCGACAGCCGCGTTGCAACCAGGTTGACGCCGCAGACCGAAGGCCTCTCCCGATGA
- the ctaD gene encoding cytochrome c oxidase subunit I, translating into MTDTTDKSSTVPDQEDDAVRRAQEDRLREVWAAPKGWRYWSAVNNTEVGIWYTALSFIFMLIAGVLALIMRAQLAVPENNLVTPDFYNQAFTLHGTAMMFLFAVPIFEAVAIILLPQLLGARDLPFPRLSAFGFWCFLIGGVFVMGSIFFGQAPSSGWFMYPPLTTEEEFTPGYGPDIWLLGLSFIEIASLAAAVELIVGTLKCRPPGMRLNLMPLYTWYVLVVAGMILFAFPPLIAGDILFELERLFDWPFFDPSRGGDPVLWQHLFWIFGHPEVYIVFLPAIALVAMIVPTFAQRPILGYSWIVLAAVGTGVISFGLWVHHMYTTGLPSISLGFFSAASEAVAIPTGVQIFVFIATLLTGRVIHSVPMLFVSGALANFVIGGLTGVMVALAPFDWQAHDTYFVVAHLHYVLIGGMLFPVAAGVYYYWPLVSGRKLSDRLGRIAFWMMFAGFNLAFLPMHYSGLAGMPRRVWTYPESLGVGTANMISSVGAFVFATGILIIVWDVLRPRGNEPYAKRNPWNAGTLEWLVEMPGESWGVRSIPAVTSRYPIWEQPNFIDDVDKGRFYLPDAAEMKRETIITSVLDGKPLQCLRVPGPSFMPMIAAVFTGAVFIFATFHWWAATIVGMGLSTISIMVWLWRGTAVIPEKPEKDVGLGLKLPLYKSGPHSVGWWAMFIMMMGDATAFLGLVFGYYYFFTIHADFPPPATVGPGVLWPSVAFGLFAVAWAAALGARLSNQAGRVGRARALMAAGALVALAASAALLWGPYVTGLRPTAHVYPATVWVIIIWTAAHGVAGSLMLGYCLARSLAGRMTPAHDIDIFNVALYWHFVGLTVIVTVGTLAYLPVLM; encoded by the coding sequence ATGACCGACACGACGGACAAATCATCCACTGTGCCCGATCAGGAAGACGATGCGGTCCGTCGCGCGCAGGAGGACCGGCTGCGCGAGGTCTGGGCGGCACCGAAAGGCTGGCGCTACTGGTCGGCCGTCAACAATACCGAAGTCGGCATCTGGTACACGGCGCTATCCTTCATCTTCATGCTGATTGCCGGCGTGCTGGCGCTGATCATGCGGGCGCAACTGGCGGTGCCGGAGAACAACCTCGTCACGCCCGACTTCTACAACCAGGCGTTCACGCTGCATGGCACGGCGATGATGTTTCTCTTCGCAGTGCCGATCTTCGAGGCGGTTGCGATCATCCTGCTGCCGCAGTTGCTCGGCGCACGCGACCTGCCGTTCCCGCGGCTTTCGGCGTTCGGGTTCTGGTGCTTCCTCATCGGCGGCGTTTTCGTCATGGGCTCGATCTTCTTCGGCCAGGCACCGAGCTCGGGCTGGTTCATGTATCCGCCGCTGACAACGGAGGAGGAATTCACGCCTGGCTACGGACCCGACATCTGGCTGCTCGGCCTGTCGTTCATCGAAATCGCCTCCCTCGCCGCGGCGGTCGAACTGATCGTCGGAACTCTGAAATGCCGGCCGCCGGGAATGCGGCTCAACCTGATGCCGCTTTACACCTGGTATGTTCTGGTCGTCGCCGGCATGATCCTGTTCGCCTTTCCGCCCCTGATCGCCGGCGACATCCTCTTCGAACTCGAACGGTTGTTCGACTGGCCGTTCTTCGACCCCAGTCGCGGCGGCGATCCGGTCCTGTGGCAGCACCTGTTCTGGATCTTTGGCCATCCGGAGGTCTACATCGTGTTCCTGCCGGCGATCGCGCTTGTCGCCATGATCGTGCCGACCTTCGCGCAAAGGCCGATCCTCGGCTATTCCTGGATCGTGCTCGCCGCGGTCGGCACCGGCGTCATCTCGTTCGGCCTGTGGGTGCATCACATGTACACCACGGGACTGCCCTCGATCTCGCTCGGCTTCTTCTCGGCTGCGTCCGAAGCGGTGGCGATCCCGACCGGCGTGCAGATCTTCGTGTTCATCGCGACGCTTCTGACCGGTCGGGTAATCCACTCGGTGCCGATGCTGTTCGTGTCCGGGGCGCTCGCCAATTTCGTGATCGGCGGGCTTACCGGCGTCATGGTGGCGCTGGCGCCGTTCGACTGGCAGGCGCACGACACCTATTTCGTCGTGGCGCACCTGCACTACGTCCTGATCGGCGGCATGCTGTTTCCGGTCGCCGCAGGCGTCTATTACTACTGGCCACTGGTCAGCGGCCGGAAGCTTTCCGACAGGCTCGGCCGGATCGCGTTCTGGATGATGTTCGCTGGCTTCAACCTCGCTTTCCTGCCGATGCACTACTCCGGCCTTGCCGGCATGCCCCGGCGCGTCTGGACCTATCCGGAAAGTCTTGGCGTAGGCACCGCCAACATGATCTCGAGCGTCGGCGCCTTCGTCTTTGCCACCGGGATCCTGATCATCGTCTGGGACGTGCTGCGCCCGCGCGGCAACGAGCCCTACGCGAAACGCAATCCCTGGAACGCTGGCACGCTGGAATGGCTGGTCGAGATGCCGGGCGAGAGCTGGGGCGTCCGCTCCATTCCGGCCGTCACCTCGCGCTATCCGATCTGGGAGCAGCCGAATTTCATCGATGACGTCGACAAGGGAAGGTTCTACCTCCCCGACGCTGCGGAGATGAAGCGCGAGACAATCATCACGTCGGTCCTCGATGGCAAGCCGCTGCAATGCCTGCGCGTACCGGGTCCGAGCTTCATGCCGATGATAGCCGCGGTCTTCACCGGAGCCGTGTTCATCTTCGCGACCTTCCATTGGTGGGCAGCGACGATCGTCGGGATGGGGCTGTCGACGATCTCGATCATGGTCTGGCTCTGGCGCGGCACCGCCGTGATCCCGGAGAAACCGGAGAAGGACGTTGGCCTCGGCCTGAAGCTGCCGCTCTACAAGTCCGGGCCGCATTCGGTCGGCTGGTGGGCCATGTTCATCATGATGATGGGCGACGCAACCGCGTTCCTCGGCCTGGTCTTCGGCTACTACTACTTCTTCACCATCCATGCGGATTTCCCGCCGCCGGCGACGGTCGGTCCCGGCGTGCTCTGGCCCAGCGTCGCTTTCGGCCTTTTCGCGGTCGCCTGGGCGGCGGCGCTCGGCGCACGCCTATCGAATCAGGCCGGCCGCGTCGGGCGCGCCCGGGCACTCATGGCGGCGGGCGCACTCGTTGCCCTCGCCGCAAGTGCGGCGCTGCTCTGGGGACCATATGTCACGGGGCTCCGCCCCACGGCGCACGTCTATCCGGCGACGGTCTGGGTTATCATCATCTGGACCGCCGCGCACGGCGTCGCGGGAAGTCTCATGCTTGGATACTGCCTCGCCCGCTCGCTGGCGGGGCGGATGACGCCAGCGCACGACATCGATATCTTCAATGTCGCGCTCTACTGGCACTTCGTCGGGCTCACGGTGATCGTCACAGTAGGGACGCTCGCCTATCTCCCCGTCCTGATGTGA
- a CDS encoding STAS/SEC14 domain-containing protein, giving the protein MFTETRTNRDDVIAIACEGELSESDLERMHALLHERLTSVEKPGLVVDLTNFQGYTGLAAMREDFKMDTAHRNDFSRIAVVGEAAWQHWGTTLAKALTRAEMRWFDASALDVAAEWAGGV; this is encoded by the coding sequence ATGTTCACCGAGACGCGGACAAATCGTGACGACGTCATCGCAATCGCCTGCGAAGGCGAGCTCAGCGAAAGCGATCTTGAGCGGATGCACGCGTTGCTGCACGAACGGCTCACATCTGTAGAGAAGCCCGGCCTCGTCGTCGATCTGACGAATTTCCAAGGGTACACGGGCCTCGCTGCAATGCGAGAAGACTTCAAGATGGACACCGCCCATCGAAACGATTTCTCCCGCATCGCCGTTGTCGGCGAGGCGGCGTGGCAGCACTGGGGAACCACCCTCGCGAAGGCCTTGACCCGTGCCGAGATGCGCTGGTTCGACGCAAGCGCACTGGACGTGGCCGCGGAATGGGCGGGCGGGGTGTGA
- the coxB gene encoding cytochrome c oxidase subunit II translates to MTRPGFLAAALMIAPLAGCQGAQSAFDPAGVEAERVLNLFWIMLAGGTAIWIVVIGVSYYAARGKSGPYSDKSGIRLIVWGGCVFPAVVLAGLLWWGLTMMPELRRAADGPTIAVSAERFWWRVAYAVEGEPGVIRKLPRGGVPSANEIWIPLGKRTEILLSSPDVIHSFWVPPLAGKMDAIPGRVNRLVLEPTSPGVFNGACAEYCGTAHTYMGFRVVVVPEAEFEAYVTSQALPAAVVDGPGAGLFLQNGCAACHTVRGTAADGAVGPDLTHVASRRTIAAGLLPTTVENLVAFIRSTEHIKPGVEMPAFGMLPEEEITAIAQWLGTLE, encoded by the coding sequence ATGACGAGACCCGGATTCCTCGCGGCGGCGCTGATGATCGCCCCCCTCGCCGGCTGCCAGGGCGCGCAATCCGCCTTCGATCCGGCGGGTGTCGAGGCGGAGCGCGTGCTCAACCTGTTCTGGATCATGCTGGCCGGCGGCACCGCCATCTGGATCGTCGTGATCGGCGTCAGCTACTATGCCGCCAGGGGCAAGTCCGGGCCCTATTCGGACAAATCCGGCATTCGGCTGATCGTCTGGGGCGGCTGCGTCTTTCCGGCCGTGGTCCTGGCGGGGCTGCTCTGGTGGGGTCTGACGATGATGCCGGAACTGCGGCGCGCAGCTGACGGACCCACCATCGCCGTCTCCGCAGAACGGTTCTGGTGGCGGGTGGCCTATGCCGTCGAGGGCGAGCCCGGCGTTATCCGCAAGCTGCCGCGTGGCGGCGTCCCGAGCGCGAACGAGATCTGGATTCCGCTCGGCAAGCGCACCGAGATCCTGTTGAGCAGCCCTGATGTCATCCATTCCTTCTGGGTGCCGCCCCTCGCGGGGAAGATGGACGCCATACCCGGCCGGGTGAACCGTCTGGTGCTGGAGCCCACCAGTCCCGGCGTCTTCAATGGCGCCTGCGCCGAGTACTGCGGTACGGCTCACACCTATATGGGATTCCGCGTCGTCGTTGTGCCCGAGGCAGAGTTCGAAGCCTACGTCACGTCGCAGGCGCTCCCCGCCGCAGTGGTTGACGGTCCCGGTGCCGGATTGTTCCTGCAGAACGGCTGCGCCGCCTGCCACACCGTGCGCGGCACCGCCGCGGACGGTGCCGTCGGACCCGACCTGACCCATGTAGCGAGCCGGCGCACAATTGCCGCGGGCCTGCTTCCAACAACCGTGGAAAATCTGGTGGCGTTCATCCGCTCGACCGAGCACATCAAGCCGGGCGTGGAGATGCCGGCCTTCGGTATGCTCCCCGAGGAGGAGATCACCGCAATCGCGCAGTGGCTGGGGACGCTCGAATGA